One window from the genome of Candidatus Aegiribacteria sp. encodes:
- a CDS encoding glutamate mutase L: MIVLASDIGSTTTKAVVFDLSDGAFTAVGAVQEPTTVEPPFSDVMVGLFRAVRRLENETGLILIKGDSFTVPYYTTSSAGGGLQILVIGYTLADSCRIAESTAYGAGAVISGAFAMDSRGGRLNLIDKMSRLNPDLVLMAGGTDGGAVSGVVTMAYMLSLAKPEPKYGSGKLPVLFCGNVKAHEYVRQALGNSFDMQITENVVPGNHEINPRPAIMAVQSLFMEHVMKRAPGYPRLLDLVSAPVVPTPMGVSRILEVCSREMGKGALMVDMGGATTDIFTVADGKLQRTVAANIGMSFSMTNTLAEVGLPAVLRHIPGVDSETARSWIMGKTLFPTTLPRCETACVIEAAIAVEGLRTAWNHHLDVAYDAGRLSWREMIGISPPSAINPPLSTLSGNRFRLDGLDMLIGAGGIFSHSSPERAAWMLAEAFRPPGLTTLYVDSFFRSPHLGALLQSFPSSALKYYLNDCLKPVCRVLSPSCRISSKFVDITGPFRRKTVRAGGYLYLEDTTDITIQVFGPRIPGLENVSDGLPLLIDCRRKNDPLPMDFREGNTFGKETVQLSHREIDSPVEQKIRFGMSLPFSGMLNVQENDTVEPGQCLGQITEIPPRQFVLDVNTARSWPSGLSDEEIRRAVNVSPGDMVKTGDSIFKHSTRQYLAVYNSPMNGRITKILPPGVVIMEEDMEQDDLPHVVTVCRKMEIKPGQMSKFLRVSTGDFVYRGQLIANDPPVSMCTAPGPGFVTDIDHILGTVTIQYNMTPIVIESPLAGGITSTLLNRTVNMECTGLKLPGVLGFGRTVRGKLKPIGTSLQKGDIAFTSSPADLEIFEKAGEMELAGLVCPSISSNSLISWLGCEPGMFITGQEDLPFSLLILNGIGERNMTPGILESLKSSEGIHSALFPETKIRSGIYRPFMVISSDGTG; this comes from the coding sequence GGGCAGTCCGTCGGCTGGAGAATGAGACGGGTCTTATTCTGATCAAAGGTGACTCCTTCACTGTACCCTACTATACCACCAGCTCTGCAGGAGGAGGTCTGCAGATTCTTGTAATCGGGTACACGCTGGCAGATTCCTGCCGGATAGCTGAATCAACGGCATACGGAGCAGGGGCGGTCATCTCCGGTGCATTCGCAATGGACAGCCGGGGAGGCAGGCTTAATCTGATCGATAAGATGAGCCGTCTTAATCCCGATCTGGTGCTCATGGCCGGAGGAACCGATGGTGGCGCGGTATCCGGTGTTGTAACCATGGCCTATATGCTCAGTCTCGCTAAACCGGAACCAAAGTACGGGTCAGGCAAGCTGCCGGTACTTTTCTGCGGAAATGTGAAGGCCCATGAATATGTGCGGCAGGCACTGGGCAATAGTTTTGACATGCAGATTACCGAGAATGTGGTTCCGGGAAATCATGAGATCAATCCCAGACCGGCGATCATGGCAGTGCAGAGTCTGTTCATGGAGCATGTAATGAAGAGAGCTCCCGGTTATCCCCGATTGCTCGATCTGGTATCCGCGCCCGTGGTGCCAACGCCCATGGGTGTTTCCAGAATACTTGAGGTGTGCAGCAGGGAGATGGGCAAAGGTGCTCTTATGGTGGACATGGGCGGAGCGACCACAGACATCTTCACAGTGGCGGACGGCAAACTGCAGCGTACTGTGGCCGCCAATATCGGAATGTCATTCAGCATGACAAACACACTGGCTGAAGTAGGATTGCCTGCTGTACTTCGTCACATACCCGGAGTGGATTCCGAGACCGCCAGGAGCTGGATAATGGGCAAAACCCTCTTCCCCACGACTCTTCCCCGTTGTGAAACGGCCTGCGTAATAGAAGCTGCAATTGCCGTTGAAGGTTTGCGAACAGCCTGGAATCATCATCTTGATGTGGCATACGACGCTGGCAGACTGTCCTGGCGGGAGATGATCGGGATCAGTCCCCCCTCTGCCATCAATCCACCTCTGAGCACTCTCTCCGGAAATAGATTCCGGCTTGACGGTCTGGATATGCTCATAGGAGCGGGGGGCATATTCTCCCACTCATCTCCAGAAAGGGCAGCCTGGATGCTGGCGGAGGCATTCAGACCGCCGGGACTCACCACTCTTTATGTGGATAGTTTCTTCAGAAGCCCCCATCTTGGCGCACTGCTTCAGAGCTTTCCTTCTTCTGCCCTGAAATACTATCTGAATGACTGCCTCAAGCCGGTCTGCAGAGTACTCAGCCCATCCTGCAGGATATCGAGCAAATTCGTGGATATCACAGGACCCTTCAGAAGGAAAACCGTACGAGCCGGCGGATATCTCTACCTGGAAGACACAACTGATATAACCATACAGGTCTTTGGACCCCGGATCCCGGGATTGGAAAATGTGTCCGATGGTTTACCTCTTCTGATAGATTGCAGAAGAAAAAATGACCCTCTACCAATGGATTTCCGGGAGGGAAACACCTTCGGGAAAGAAACTGTACAGCTATCACACCGGGAAATCGATTCTCCAGTTGAACAGAAGATCCGATTCGGCATGTCTCTGCCCTTCTCTGGAATGCTCAATGTACAGGAAAATGATACTGTTGAGCCCGGACAGTGCCTGGGACAGATCACAGAGATTCCTCCCAGACAGTTCGTTCTGGATGTCAACACCGCCAGATCGTGGCCTTCCGGCCTGAGTGATGAAGAGATCAGGAGGGCCGTTAATGTATCACCGGGGGATATGGTTAAAACTGGAGACAGTATCTTTAAGCACAGCACCAGACAGTACTTGGCGGTATACAACAGCCCTATGAATGGAAGGATAACAAAAATTCTACCTCCTGGTGTTGTGATAATGGAAGAGGACATGGAACAAGATGACCTGCCCCATGTAGTTACAGTATGCCGGAAAATGGAGATAAAGCCAGGGCAGATGAGCAAATTCCTGCGGGTCTCGACCGGTGACTTCGTGTACAGAGGACAACTGATTGCAAATGATCCTCCGGTCAGCATGTGCACGGCTCCTGGTCCGGGTTTTGTAACTGATATAGATCATATACTCGGCACTGTTACTATTCAGTACAACATGACCCCGATAGTGATTGAAAGCCCACTTGCCGGAGGAATTACCAGCACACTTTTGAACAGAACGGTCAACATGGAATGCACAGGCCTGAAACTGCCGGGAGTACTGGGCTTCGGCAGAACCGTTCGTGGGAAACTCAAGCCTATCGGAACATCTTTACAGAAAGGCGACATTGCTTTTACAAGCAGTCCCGCCGACCTTGAAATCTTTGAAAAGGCAGGAGAGATGGAGCTTGCGGGGCTGGTCTGCCCATCTATCTCTTCCAATAGTCTAATCTCCTGGCTGGGATGCGAGCCTGGGATGTTCATCACCGGTCAGGAGGACCTTCCTTTCTCGCTGCTAATACTGAACGGTATCGGTGAGAGGAATATGACTCCCGGAAT